One window from the genome of Euzebyales bacterium encodes:
- a CDS encoding DeoR/GlpR family DNA-binding transcription regulator, whose translation MQVYAPERQREIVRRAIRDGRVEVAALAEHFGVTTETVRRDLTRLERQGQVRRVHGGALPIERLGFELDYEERMALHRAEKERIGGAAVDLLPEEGTVLIDAGTTTARLVRAFPSDRELVVTTNSLPLAQLLVTRPTITVLMPGGRLRPRTLAQVDVWTQRVLAELHVDVAFIATNGISTEHGLTTPDVAEAEIKRAMIRAGSRVVLLADSSKVGQRHFVRFGDIEQIDVMITDTGLDDRAATEFRALGVELLRV comes from the coding sequence GTGCAGGTGTACGCGCCCGAACGCCAGCGTGAGATCGTGCGGCGTGCCATCCGCGACGGGCGTGTCGAGGTGGCCGCGCTCGCTGAGCACTTCGGGGTCACGACCGAGACGGTGCGACGTGATCTGACGCGGCTGGAGCGCCAGGGCCAGGTCCGGCGGGTCCACGGCGGCGCGCTGCCGATCGAGCGGCTCGGCTTCGAGCTCGACTACGAGGAGCGGATGGCGCTGCACCGTGCCGAGAAGGAACGGATCGGCGGCGCCGCCGTGGACCTGCTGCCGGAGGAAGGCACCGTCCTGATCGACGCGGGGACGACAACGGCGCGACTGGTCAGGGCCTTCCCCTCGGACCGCGAGCTGGTCGTCACGACGAACTCCCTCCCGCTCGCGCAGTTGCTGGTGACCCGGCCCACCATCACCGTGCTCATGCCCGGCGGCCGGCTGCGACCCCGCACGCTGGCACAGGTCGACGTGTGGACGCAGCGGGTGCTCGCCGAGCTCCACGTCGACGTGGCATTCATCGCCACCAACGGCATCTCGACCGAGCACGGGCTGACGACCCCGGACGTCGCCGAGGCGGAGATCAAGCGGGCGATGATCCGCGCGGGGTCACGGGTGGTCCTGCTCGCCGACTCCAGCAAGGTCGGCCAGCGCCACTTCGTCCGCTTCGGCGACATCGAGCAGATCGACGTCATGATCACCGACACCGGGCTCGACGACCGCGCCGCCACCGAGTTCCGCGCGCTCGGCGTAGAGCTGCTGCGGGTCTGA
- a CDS encoding PTS mannitol transporter subunit IICB codes for MSTPDVAPSLPAGGGWKARVQHVGGNLAAMVMPNIGAFIAWGLITAMFIPEGWIPNAPIADAMVGPMITFMLPLLIAYSGGRLVHDQRGAVIAVIATMGVIVGTDVPQFLGAMIMGPLAAYVLKVLDQWIEPRIRMGFEMLVNNFSQGILGVVMAVVGYYAIGPVVQSLTTVLGNGVDVLVTNRLLPLASVIVEPAKILFLNNAINHGVLAPLGVEQAAETGKSILFMIETNPGPGLGILLAFWVAGPREVRPTVPGAVIIQFFGGIHEMYFPYVLMRPATVVAAILGGASGVLTFLLTDTGLVATPAPGSIFAYIAVTPRGNFLGMFLGVAVAAAVSFVSAAFILRVTGERTAMDVDEAREQSRAMKARPQEA; via the coding sequence ATGAGCACGCCTGATGTAGCACCGTCCCTACCCGCGGGCGGCGGATGGAAGGCACGAGTCCAGCACGTCGGCGGCAACCTCGCCGCCATGGTGATGCCCAACATCGGGGCCTTCATCGCCTGGGGGCTGATCACCGCGATGTTCATCCCGGAGGGATGGATCCCGAACGCGCCCATCGCCGACGCGATGGTCGGTCCGATGATCACGTTCATGCTGCCGCTGCTGATCGCGTACAGCGGCGGGAGGTTGGTCCACGACCAGCGGGGTGCCGTCATCGCCGTCATCGCGACCATGGGTGTGATCGTCGGCACGGACGTCCCCCAGTTCCTGGGCGCCATGATCATGGGGCCGCTCGCGGCGTACGTGCTGAAGGTCCTCGACCAGTGGATCGAGCCCAGGATCAGGATGGGCTTCGAGATGCTGGTCAACAACTTCTCCCAGGGCATCCTCGGCGTCGTGATGGCTGTCGTCGGCTACTACGCCATCGGTCCGGTCGTGCAGAGCCTCACGACGGTGCTCGGCAACGGCGTGGACGTCCTCGTCACCAACCGGTTGCTACCGCTGGCATCGGTGATCGTCGAGCCGGCGAAGATCCTGTTCCTCAACAACGCGATCAACCACGGTGTCCTGGCCCCGCTCGGCGTCGAGCAGGCTGCCGAGACCGGCAAGTCGATCCTGTTCATGATCGAGACGAACCCCGGACCGGGTCTGGGCATCCTGCTGGCGTTCTGGGTCGCCGGCCCCAGGGAGGTCCGCCCCACCGTCCCCGGCGCCGTGATCATCCAGTTCTTCGGCGGCATCCACGAGATGTACTTCCCGTACGTGCTGATGCGGCCTGCCACCGTGGTGGCCGCCATCCTCGGTGGCGCGTCCGGCGTGCTGACGTTCCTGCTCACCGACACCGGTCTGGTCGCGACGCCTGCGCCCGGCAGCATCTTCGCCTACATCGCCGTCACGCCGCGGGGCAACTTCCTCGGCATGTTCCTCGGGGTCGCGGTCGCGGCGGCCGTTTCGTTCGTCAGCGCCGCGTTCATCCTCAGGGTCACGGGCGAGAGGACGGCGATGGACGTCGACGAGGCACGGGAGCAGTCCCGCGCCATGAAGGCACGCCCACAGGAGGCATGA
- a CDS encoding PTS sugar transporter subunit IIA, whose amino-acid sequence MTTPSKAEAADQDLLTRETVRLSVVARDRADAIDQAGRVLLEIGAIEQAYVDAMHEREAVMSSYMGEGFALPHGTDESRRHVNRAAVAFLQFSEPVLWEDDEEALAALAVAATSDEHVGILATLARVLVDEDKAERLRTTADVDEVLELLAPTVEEEIG is encoded by the coding sequence ATGACGACGCCATCGAAGGCTGAGGCGGCCGACCAGGACCTGCTCACCCGTGAGACGGTGCGGCTGAGCGTCGTCGCGAGGGACCGCGCCGACGCCATCGACCAGGCCGGTCGCGTGCTGCTCGAGATCGGTGCCATCGAACAGGCCTACGTGGACGCCATGCACGAGCGCGAGGCCGTGATGTCGTCATACATGGGCGAGGGCTTCGCCCTGCCCCACGGCACCGACGAGAGCCGCAGGCACGTCAACCGGGCCGCGGTCGCCTTCCTGCAGTTCTCCGAACCCGTGCTGTGGGAGGACGACGAGGAGGCGCTGGCTGCGCTCGCCGTCGCGGCGACCTCCGACGAGCACGTCGGCATCCTCGCGACGCTCGCGCGGGTGCTGGTCGACGAGGACAAGGCGGAGCGCCTGCGGACGACCGCCGACGTCGACGAGGTGCTCGAACTGCTCGCACCCACCGTCGAGGAGGAGATCGGGTGA